A region from the Salidesulfovibrio onnuriiensis genome encodes:
- a CDS encoding type I secretion system permease/ATPase: protein MTNDKNQTNAGGAEKEQPVDTGLVSLILLARYHGVAADPEGIRHKFSPPGEPMQDVDIMRAARVLELKAKVLQRDCATLAKVPFPAMAQMQDGTWLILGGAGEEDVLTQVPGERGVQKIPLAEFEERWSGKLMLITKRSVLPDALRQFNITWFIPALLKYKRLFGEVLLLSFFLQLFGLVTPLFFQVVIDKVLVHKGLTTLDVLAIGLMVIFVFEVVMGGLRTWLFSHTTYRVDVTLGAKLFSHLVSLPLAYFNARRVGDSVARVRELENIRRFLTGSTLTVVLDLIFTFVFLVVMFFYSWQLSFLVLGIMPFYIGLSVFVTPVLRRRLDEKFQRGAEQQAFLVETVNGVQTLKSMAVEPQFQRRWEDLLAGYVKSAFRTDNLGNFAVQATTFLSKLSTLLILWIGSRAVIDGDLSVGQLIAFNMMAGRINGPILRLSKVWQDFQQAGVSLQRLGDILNNPTEPGYNPNRSTLPALGGDIKFENISFRYRSDTPFVLTDVGLHIRKGETIGIVGRSGSGKSTLTNLVQRLFVPEKGRVLVDDIDLTLVDTAWLRRQVGVVLQENMLFNRSVRDNIALADPGASMDRVVQAAQLAGAHDFILELPEGYDTIVGEHGTGLSGGQRQRIAIARALMTNPRILILDEATSALDYESEHIIQQNMAAICSGRTVLVIAHRLSTVKDCDRIVVVEKGQIVESGSHDQLVDTGGYYSKLWQYQSKGRGEAVQ, encoded by the coding sequence TACTGCTGGCACGCTATCACGGGGTGGCCGCCGATCCCGAAGGCATTCGCCACAAGTTTTCTCCTCCGGGCGAGCCCATGCAGGATGTGGACATCATGCGCGCGGCCAGGGTCCTGGAGCTCAAGGCCAAGGTGCTGCAGCGCGACTGCGCCACCCTTGCCAAGGTGCCCTTTCCGGCCATGGCCCAGATGCAGGACGGGACCTGGCTCATTCTGGGCGGGGCAGGGGAAGAGGACGTGCTCACCCAGGTTCCGGGCGAGCGGGGCGTCCAGAAGATCCCATTGGCCGAATTCGAGGAACGCTGGTCCGGCAAGCTCATGCTCATCACCAAGCGCAGCGTGCTGCCCGACGCCCTGCGCCAGTTCAACATCACCTGGTTCATCCCCGCGCTTCTCAAGTACAAGCGGCTGTTCGGCGAGGTGTTGCTGCTTTCCTTTTTCCTGCAGCTCTTCGGGCTGGTGACGCCGCTCTTCTTCCAGGTGGTCATCGACAAGGTGCTGGTGCACAAGGGGCTGACCACCCTGGACGTGCTGGCCATCGGCCTCATGGTCATCTTCGTATTCGAGGTGGTCATGGGCGGCCTGCGCACCTGGCTTTTTTCCCACACCACCTATCGGGTGGATGTGACGCTCGGGGCCAAGCTCTTTTCGCATCTTGTTTCCCTGCCGCTGGCCTATTTCAACGCCCGCCGCGTGGGCGATTCCGTGGCCCGCGTGCGCGAGCTGGAAAACATCCGGCGCTTCCTGACCGGTTCCACCCTGACCGTGGTGCTGGACCTGATCTTCACCTTCGTCTTTCTCGTGGTCATGTTTTTCTACAGCTGGCAGCTCTCCTTTCTGGTGCTGGGCATAATGCCCTTTTACATCGGGCTGTCCGTGTTCGTGACCCCGGTGCTGCGCCGCCGCCTGGACGAGAAGTTCCAGCGCGGGGCCGAGCAGCAGGCCTTTCTGGTGGAGACGGTCAACGGTGTGCAGACCCTGAAGTCCATGGCCGTGGAACCCCAGTTCCAGCGCCGTTGGGAAGATTTGCTGGCGGGCTATGTGAAGTCGGCCTTCCGCACCGACAACCTGGGCAACTTCGCGGTGCAGGCCACCACCTTCCTGAGCAAGCTCTCCACGCTGCTCATTCTCTGGATCGGTTCCCGAGCGGTCATCGACGGTGACCTCAGCGTGGGCCAGCTCATCGCCTTCAATATGATGGCCGGACGCATCAACGGGCCCATCCTGCGGCTTTCCAAGGTCTGGCAGGACTTCCAGCAGGCCGGGGTTTCGCTCCAGCGCCTGGGGGACATTCTCAACAACCCCACCGAACCCGGCTACAATCCCAACCGTTCCACACTTCCGGCCCTGGGCGGGGACATCAAGTTCGAGAACATCAGCTTCCGCTACCGTTCGGATACTCCCTTCGTGCTTACGGACGTGGGCCTGCACATCAGAAAAGGGGAGACCATCGGCATCGTGGGCCGGTCCGGGTCGGGCAAGAGCACGCTGACCAACCTGGTGCAGCGCCTGTTCGTGCCGGAAAAGGGCCGGGTGCTGGTGGACGACATCGACCTGACCCTGGTGGACACGGCCTGGCTGCGGCGGCAGGTGGGCGTGGTGCTGCAGGAGAACATGCTTTTCAACCGCTCCGTGCGCGACAACATCGCCCTGGCCGACCCGGGCGCGAGCATGGACCGCGTGGTGCAGGCCGCCCAGTTGGCCGGGGCACACGATTTCATCCTGGAGCTGCCCGAGGGCTACGACACCATCGTGGGCGAGCACGGCACCGGGCTTTCCGGCGGCCAGCGGCAGCGCATCGCCATTGCCCGCGCGCTCATGACCAATCCGCGCATTCTCATCCTGGACGAGGCCACCAGCGCGCTGGACTACGAATCCGAGCACATCATCCAGCAGAACATGGCCGCCATCTGTTCGGGCAGGACCGTGCTGGTCATTGCCCACCGCCTGTCCACGGTCAAGGATTGCGACCGCATCGTGGTGGTGGAGAAAGGGCAGATCGTCGAGTCCGGCAGCCATGATCAGCTCGTGGATACCGGCGGCTACTATTCCAAGCTGTGGCAGTATCAGTCCAAGGGACGTGGGGAGGCCGTGCAATGA
- a CDS encoding HlyD family type I secretion periplasmic adaptor subunit yields MIGRMKDKVARISEAARGKARECRFSQPTTEMEFLPAALEVVETPPSPIGRATAWCIMILVVLMVFWAVLGKTDVVAVAEGKIIPSGRVKTIQPLESGVITKINVHEGQLVKAGDLLIELDTTTSGADVERLQGQLNASLLEEARLEALLSWDPESGGMPELVVPEGAKPSDVMQEKRYLGQDAKALLAKLNGYDNEVRRLTAKRQAAAHTVEKLKEQLPIITKRANARKKLYDQDVGSENDWLQVESERIEIVQNLKTEEQELAEAEASIDVAQEQRLQALSEYSRDLLEDKTTVSTEVDSLTQELKKAAHSDTLQRITAPVDGKVMKLAVHTIGGVVTPAQELMTLVPRNYQLEIEAKVKNKDIGFVREGQEVGIKLEAFPFTEYGTLDGTVQSVSGDAIQTEEGDLYFLARVGMKQSHIMVNGRRVNLTPGMRATAEVKIRQRRLIEFFLSPLLKYTSESMKER; encoded by the coding sequence ATGATCGGCAGAATGAAAGACAAGGTTGCCCGTATCTCCGAGGCCGCCAGGGGCAAGGCCCGCGAGTGTCGGTTTAGCCAGCCCACCACGGAAATGGAATTCCTGCCCGCAGCCCTGGAGGTGGTGGAAACCCCGCCTTCGCCCATTGGCCGGGCCACGGCCTGGTGCATCATGATTCTGGTTGTGCTCATGGTCTTCTGGGCCGTTCTGGGCAAGACCGACGTGGTTGCCGTGGCCGAGGGAAAGATCATTCCCAGCGGCCGGGTCAAGACTATCCAGCCCCTGGAGAGCGGGGTGATCACCAAGATCAACGTTCATGAGGGCCAGCTGGTCAAGGCGGGCGACCTGCTTATCGAACTGGATACCACCACCAGCGGCGCGGACGTGGAGCGGCTTCAGGGGCAGCTCAACGCATCCCTGCTGGAGGAGGCCCGGCTGGAAGCCTTGCTGAGCTGGGATCCTGAAAGCGGGGGGATGCCAGAGCTTGTCGTTCCCGAAGGGGCCAAGCCTTCGGATGTCATGCAGGAGAAACGTTACCTGGGCCAGGACGCCAAGGCCCTGCTGGCCAAGCTCAACGGGTACGACAACGAGGTCCGCAGGCTGACGGCCAAGAGACAGGCTGCCGCGCATACCGTGGAGAAGCTCAAGGAACAGTTGCCCATCATCACCAAGCGGGCCAACGCGCGAAAGAAGCTTTACGACCAGGATGTGGGGTCGGAAAACGACTGGCTACAGGTGGAGTCCGAGCGTATCGAGATCGTTCAGAACCTCAAGACGGAAGAGCAGGAACTGGCCGAGGCCGAGGCCTCCATCGACGTGGCTCAGGAACAGCGGCTTCAGGCCCTGTCCGAATACAGCCGCGACCTGCTGGAGGACAAGACCACGGTGTCCACGGAAGTGGATTCCCTGACCCAGGAGCTCAAGAAGGCAGCCCACAGCGATACGCTGCAGCGCATCACCGCACCCGTGGACGGCAAGGTCATGAAACTGGCCGTGCATACCATCGGGGGCGTGGTCACCCCCGCCCAGGAGCTCATGACCCTGGTGCCCCGGAATTACCAGTTGGAGATCGAGGCCAAGGTCAAGAACAAGGACATCGGATTCGTGCGTGAGGGACAGGAAGTGGGCATCAAGCTGGAGGCCTTCCCGTTCACCGAATACGGCACCCTGGACGGCACCGTGCAGTCGGTTTCCGGAGACGCCATTCAGACCGAGGAGGGCGACCTGTATTTCCTGGCGCGTGTGGGCATGAAGCAGAGCCACATCATGGTCAACGGCAGGCGCGTCAACCTGACGCCCGGCATGCGCGCCACGGCCGAGGTCAAGATCCGACAGCGGCGTCTCATCGAGTTCTTTCTTTCTCCGCTGCTCAAGTACACCAGCGAGAGCATGAAGGAGCGGTAG
- the nhaB gene encoding sodium/proton antiporter NhaB, producing the protein MKPSLTQTFAKTFLGDAPDWYKLVIVAFLILNPVLMYTAGTFIAGWALIAEFIFTLAMALKCYPLPAGGLLALEAVALGMTTAETVYHEAHKNFEVILLLIFMVAGIYFMKDFLQFTFTRILVRIRSKKAIALLFCFAGAFLSAFLDALTVTAVIMAVAYGFYNVYHRFVSGKGYGDTHDLSSDDSIKEKNREELREFRKFLRNLMMHGAVGTALGGVCTLVGEPQNLLVGGEMGWHFIPFFLHAMPVTMPVLVVGMLTCLAVEQFGLFGYGAQLPGNIRSFLLETAIQMEEKQGQRGRIKLVIQAVTGIWLIAALAFHLAAVGLIGLSVIVLLTSFTGITEEHQLGHAFEEALPFTALLVVFFSVVAVIHSQELFAPIIGYVLGLQGHSQLAAYYVANGLLSSISDNVFVATVYISETKLHFVHVLDAIPGIGMSGQALMDRLTDAHVARADVLSTLPQGAAVQVKEIMEHFDKLAVAINTGTNIPSVATPNGQAAFLFLLTSALAPVIRLSYGRMVLLALPYTITMSLTGLAAVYMFL; encoded by the coding sequence ATGAAACCTTCGTTGACGCAAACCTTTGCGAAAACCTTTCTCGGCGATGCGCCGGATTGGTACAAGCTGGTCATTGTGGCCTTTCTCATCCTCAACCCGGTGCTCATGTACACCGCCGGGACGTTCATCGCGGGCTGGGCGTTGATCGCGGAATTCATCTTCACCCTGGCCATGGCCCTGAAATGCTACCCGCTTCCCGCGGGCGGCCTGCTGGCGCTCGAAGCCGTTGCCCTGGGCATGACCACTGCGGAAACGGTCTACCACGAGGCCCACAAGAACTTTGAGGTCATCCTGCTGCTGATCTTCATGGTGGCGGGCATCTACTTCATGAAGGACTTCCTGCAGTTCACTTTCACCCGCATCCTGGTGCGCATCCGCTCCAAAAAGGCCATCGCCCTGCTGTTCTGCTTCGCGGGCGCGTTCCTTTCCGCATTCCTCGACGCACTGACCGTGACGGCGGTAATCATGGCCGTGGCCTACGGCTTCTACAATGTCTATCACCGGTTCGTTTCCGGCAAGGGCTACGGGGACACCCACGACCTGAGCTCGGACGACAGCATCAAGGAAAAGAACCGCGAGGAGCTGCGCGAATTCCGCAAGTTCCTGCGCAACCTGATGATGCACGGCGCGGTGGGCACGGCCCTCGGCGGGGTCTGCACCCTGGTGGGCGAGCCGCAGAACCTGCTGGTGGGCGGCGAAATGGGCTGGCACTTCATCCCGTTCTTCCTGCACGCCATGCCCGTGACCATGCCCGTTCTCGTGGTGGGCATGCTGACCTGCCTCGCCGTGGAGCAATTCGGGCTCTTTGGTTACGGCGCGCAACTGCCGGGCAACATCCGGTCCTTCCTGCTGGAAACCGCCATACAGATGGAGGAAAAGCAGGGCCAGCGCGGCAGGATCAAACTGGTCATCCAGGCCGTCACCGGCATCTGGCTCATCGCGGCCCTGGCCTTTCACCTCGCGGCAGTGGGTCTCATCGGCCTCTCGGTCATCGTGCTGCTCACCTCGTTCACGGGCATCACCGAGGAGCATCAGCTCGGCCACGCCTTTGAAGAGGCCCTGCCGTTCACGGCCCTGCTGGTGGTCTTCTTCTCCGTGGTGGCCGTGATCCATTCCCAGGAGCTGTTCGCCCCGATCATCGGGTATGTGCTGGGCCTGCAAGGGCACAGCCAGCTTGCAGCCTACTATGTTGCCAACGGACTGCTGTCCTCCATTTCGGACAACGTCTTCGTGGCCACCGTCTATATTTCGGAAACCAAACTTCACTTTGTTCACGTGCTGGACGCCATCCCCGGGATAGGCATGAGTGGCCAAGCACTCATGGACAGGTTGACGGACGCCCATGTGGCGCGGGCGGATGTACTTTCCACCCTGCCGCAGGGCGCCGCCGTACAGGTCAAGGAGATCATGGAGCACTTCGACAAACTGGCCGTCGCCATCAATACGGGCACCAACATCCCGTCCGTGGCGACCCCCAACGGCCAGGCGGCCTTCCTCTTCCTGCTGACAAGTGCTCTTGCGCCCGTCATCCGTCTGTCGTACGGGCGCATGGTTCTCCTGGCTCTTCCGTACACCATTACCATGTCCCTGACCGGGCTGGCGGCCGTGTACATGTTCCTCTAA